A window of the Pongo abelii isolate AG06213 chromosome 10, NHGRI_mPonAbe1-v2.0_pri, whole genome shotgun sequence genome harbors these coding sequences:
- the TCHP gene encoding trichoplein keratin filament-binding protein isoform X2 encodes MALPTLPFYWCSQQRLNQQLARQREQEARLRQQWEQNSCYFRMSDICSSKQAEWSSKTSYQRSMHAYQREKMKEEKRRSLEARREKLRQLMREEQDLLARELEELRLSMNLQERRIREQHRKLKSAREEQRKLIAEQLLYEHWKKNNPKLREMELDLHQKHVINSWETQKEEKKQQEATAKEENKRYENEYERAQREALERMKAEEERRQLEDKLQAEALLQQMEELKLKEVEATKLKKEQENLLKQRWELERLEEERKQMEAFRQKAELGRFLRHQYNAQLNRRTQQIQEELEADRRILQALLEKEDESQRLHLARREQVMADAAWMKQAIEEQLQLERAREAELQMLLREEAKEMWEKREAEWARERSARDRLMSEVLTGRQQQIQEKIEQNRRAQEESLKHREQLIRNLEAARESARREKEENEELKSARKQELEAQVAERRLQAWEADQQEKEEEKEARRVEQLSDALLQQEAETMAEQGYRPKPYGHPKIAWN; translated from the exons ATGGCGCTCCCGACGCTGCCGTTCTACTGGTGCAGCCAGCAGCGCCTGAATCAGCAGCTAGCACGACAGCGAGAGCAGGAGGCCCGGCTTCGGCAGCAGTGGGAGCAGAACAGCTGTTACTTCAGGATGTCTGACATCTGCAGCTCCAAACAGGCAGAGTGGAGCTCTAAAACCTCCTACCAGCGGAG CATGCACGCCTATCAGCGTGAGAAGatgaaggaggagaagaggaggagtcTGGAGGCCCGACGGGAAAAGCTCAGGCAGCTCATGCGGGAGGAGCAGGACCTGCTGGCCAGAGAactggaggagctgaggctgagcaTGAACTTGCAGGAAAGAAGAATCCGGGAGCAGCACAGGAAGCTGAAATCAGCCAGAGAAGAGCAGAGGAAACTG ATTGCTGAACAACTTTTGTATGAACACTGGAAAAAGAACAACCCGAAACTTCGAGAG ATGGAGCTGGACCTTCACCAGAAGCATGTCATAAACTCTTGGgaaacacagaaagaagaaaaaaaacag CAAGAAGCCACTGCAAAGGAAGAGAACAAACGGTATGAAAACGAATATGAAAGGGCCCAAAGGGAGGCGCTAGAACGGATGAAAGCCGAAGAGGAGAGGAGGCAGCTGGAGGACAAGCTCCAGGCCGAGGCACTGCTGCAGCAGATGGAGGAGCTGAAGCtgaaggaggtggag GCGACCAAACTAAAGAAGGagcaggagaatctgttgaagCAGCGGTGGGAGCTGGAGAGGCTGGAGGAAGAGCGAAAGCAGATGGAAGCCTTCCGGCAGAAGGCAGAGCTGGG GCGCTTCTTGAGACATCAGTATAACGCTCAACTCAACAGACGCACACAGCAGATCCAAGAGGAGCTG GAGGCAGACAGGCGGATCCTGCAGGCCCTCCTCGAGAAGGAGGACGAGAGCCAGCGCCTCCACCTGGCCAGGCGGGAGCAGGTCATGGCCGATGCGGCCTGGATGAAGCAGGCCATTGAGGAGCAGCTGCAGCTGGAGCGGGCACGGGAGGCAGAGCTGCAGATGCTGCTGAG GGAGGAGGCCAAGGAGATGTgggaaaagagagaggcagagtggGCCCGAGAGCGCAGCGCACGGGACAGACTGATGAGCGAG GTTCTGACAGGGAGACAACAGCAAATACAAGAGAAGATTGAGCAGAACCGACGGGCACAAGAGGAATCCCTGAAACACAGGGAGCAACTTATTCGAAATCTTGAGGCGGCGAGAGAGTCGGCTCGTCGTGAGAAAGAGGAGAATGAAGAGCTGAAATCGGCCAGGAAGCAGGAGCTGGAAGCCCAG GTTGCGGAGCGCCGGCTGCAGGCATGGGAAGCAGACcagcaggagaaggaggaagagaaggaggcccGGCGGGTGGAGCAGCTCTCAGATGCCCTGCTGCAGCAGGAAGCGGAGACTATGGCCGAGCAGGGCTACCGGCCTAAG cctTACGGACATCCAAAAATTGCTTGGAACTGA
- the TCHP gene encoding trichoplein keratin filament-binding protein (The RefSeq protein has 6 substitutions compared to this genomic sequence), translating into MALPTLPFYWCSQQRLNQQLARQREQEARLRQQWEQNSRYFRMSDICSSKQAEWSSKTSYQRSMHAYQREKMKEEKRRSLEARREKLRQLMREEQDLLARELEELRLSMNLQERRIREQHRKLKSAREEQRKLIAEQLLYEHWKKNNPKLREMELDLHQKHVINSWETQKEEKKQQEATAEEENKRYENEYERAQREALERMKAEEERRQLEDKLQAEALLQQMEELKLKEVEATKLKKEQENLLKQRWELERLEEERKQMEAFRQKAELGRFLRHQYNAQLNRRTQQIQEELEADRRILQALLEKEDESQRLHLARREQVIADAAWMKQAIEEQLQLERAREAELQMLLREEAKEMWEKREAEWARERSARDRLMSEVLTGRQQQIQEKIEQNRRAQEESLKHREQLIRNLEEARESARREKEENEELKSARKQELEAQVAERQLQAWEADQQEKEEEEEARRVEQLSDALLQQEAETMAEQGYRPKPYGHPKIAWN; encoded by the exons ATGGCGCTCCCGACGCTGCCGTTCTACTGGTGCAGCCAGCAGCGCCTGAATCAGCAGCTAGCACGACAGCGAGAGCAGGAGGCCCGGCTTCGGCAGCAGTGGGAGCAGAACAGCTGTTACTTCAGGATGTCTGACATCTGCAGCTCCAAACAGGCAGAGTGGAGCTCTAAAACCTCCTACCAGCGGAG CATGCACGCCTATCAGCGTGAGAAGatgaaggaggagaagaggaggagtcTGGAGGCCCGACGGGAAAAGCTCAGGCAGCTCATGCGGGAGGAGCAGGACCTGCTGGCCAGAGAactggaggagctgaggctgagcaTGAACTTGCAGGAAAGAAGAATCCGGGAGCAGCACAGGAAGCTGAAATCAGCCAGAGAAGAGCAGAGGAAACTG ATTGCTGAACAACTTTTGTATGAACACTGGAAAAAGAACAACCCGAAACTTCGAGAG ATGGAGCTGGACCTTCACCAGAAGCATGTCATAAACTCTTGGgaaacacagaaagaagaaaaaaaacag CAAGAAGCCACTGCAAAGGAAGAGAACAAACGGTATGAAAACGAATATGAAAGGGCCCAAAGGGAGGCGCTAGAACGGATGAAAGCCGAAGAGGAGAGGAGGCAGCTGGAGGACAAGCTCCAGGCCGAGGCACTGCTGCAGCAGATGGAGGAGCTGAAGCtgaaggaggtggag GCGACCAAACTAAAGAAGGagcaggagaatctgttgaagCAGCGGTGGGAGCTGGAGAGGCTGGAGGAAGAGCGAAAGCAGATGGAAGCCTTCCGGCAGAAGGCAGAGCTGGG GCGCTTCTTGAGACATCAGTATAACGCTCAACTCAACAGACGCACACAGCAGATCCAAGAGGAGCTG GAGGCAGACAGGCGGATCCTGCAGGCCCTCCTCGAGAAGGAGGACGAGAGCCAGCGCCTCCACCTGGCCAGGCGGGAGCAGGTCATGGCCGATGCGGCCTGGATGAAGCAGGCCATTGAGGAGCAGCTGCAGCTGGAGCGGGCACGGGAGGCAGAGCTGCAGATGCTGCTGAG GGAGGAGGCCAAGGAGATGTgggaaaagagagaggcagagtggGCCCGAGAGCGCAGCGCACGGGACAGACTGATGAGCGAG GTTCTGACAGGGAGACAACAGCAAATACAAGAGAAGATTGAGCAGAACCGACGGGCACAAGAGGAATCCCTGAAACACAGGGAGCAACTTATTCGAAATCTTGAGGCGGCGAGAGAGTCGGCTCGTCGTGAGAAAGAGGAGAATGAAGAGCTGAAATCGGCCAGGAAGCAGGAGCTGGAAGCCCAG GTTGCGGAGCGCCGGCTGCAGGCATGGGAAGCAGACcagcaggagaaggaggaagagaaggaggcccGGCGGGTGGAGCAGCTCTCAGATGCCCTGCTGCAGCAGGAAGCGGAGACTATGGCCGAGCAGGGCTACCGGCCTAAG cctTACGGACATCCAAAAATTGCTTGGAACTGA
- the TCHP gene encoding trichoplein keratin filament-binding protein isoform X1 produces MALPTLPFYWCSQQRLNQQLARQREQEARLRQQWEQNSCYFRMSDICSSKQAEWSSKTSYQRSMHAYQREKMKEEKRRSLEARREKLRQLMREEQDLLARELEELRLSMNLQERRIREQHRKLKSAREEQRKLIAEQLLYEHWKKNNPKLREMELDLHQKHVINSWETQKEEKKQQEATAKEENKRYENEYERAQREALERMKAEEERRQLEDKLQAEALLQQMEELKLKEVEATKLKKEQENLLKQRWELERLEEERKQMEAFRQKAELGRFLRHQYNAQLNRRTQQIQEELEADRRILQALLEKEDESQRLHLARREQVMADAAWMKQAIEEQLQLERAREAELQMLLREEAKEMWEKREAEWARERSARDRLMSEVLTGRQQQIQEKIEQNRRAQEESLKHREQLIRNLEAARESARREKEENEELKSARKQELEAQVAERRLQAWEADQQEKEEEKEARRVEQLSDALLQQEAETMAEQGYRPKVGSLPGDRPTPARQTLPGLCSPGPAHRPAPGSALRPSGLFLVPLLLYSSLP; encoded by the exons ATGGCGCTCCCGACGCTGCCGTTCTACTGGTGCAGCCAGCAGCGCCTGAATCAGCAGCTAGCACGACAGCGAGAGCAGGAGGCCCGGCTTCGGCAGCAGTGGGAGCAGAACAGCTGTTACTTCAGGATGTCTGACATCTGCAGCTCCAAACAGGCAGAGTGGAGCTCTAAAACCTCCTACCAGCGGAG CATGCACGCCTATCAGCGTGAGAAGatgaaggaggagaagaggaggagtcTGGAGGCCCGACGGGAAAAGCTCAGGCAGCTCATGCGGGAGGAGCAGGACCTGCTGGCCAGAGAactggaggagctgaggctgagcaTGAACTTGCAGGAAAGAAGAATCCGGGAGCAGCACAGGAAGCTGAAATCAGCCAGAGAAGAGCAGAGGAAACTG ATTGCTGAACAACTTTTGTATGAACACTGGAAAAAGAACAACCCGAAACTTCGAGAG ATGGAGCTGGACCTTCACCAGAAGCATGTCATAAACTCTTGGgaaacacagaaagaagaaaaaaaacag CAAGAAGCCACTGCAAAGGAAGAGAACAAACGGTATGAAAACGAATATGAAAGGGCCCAAAGGGAGGCGCTAGAACGGATGAAAGCCGAAGAGGAGAGGAGGCAGCTGGAGGACAAGCTCCAGGCCGAGGCACTGCTGCAGCAGATGGAGGAGCTGAAGCtgaaggaggtggag GCGACCAAACTAAAGAAGGagcaggagaatctgttgaagCAGCGGTGGGAGCTGGAGAGGCTGGAGGAAGAGCGAAAGCAGATGGAAGCCTTCCGGCAGAAGGCAGAGCTGGG GCGCTTCTTGAGACATCAGTATAACGCTCAACTCAACAGACGCACACAGCAGATCCAAGAGGAGCTG GAGGCAGACAGGCGGATCCTGCAGGCCCTCCTCGAGAAGGAGGACGAGAGCCAGCGCCTCCACCTGGCCAGGCGGGAGCAGGTCATGGCCGATGCGGCCTGGATGAAGCAGGCCATTGAGGAGCAGCTGCAGCTGGAGCGGGCACGGGAGGCAGAGCTGCAGATGCTGCTGAG GGAGGAGGCCAAGGAGATGTgggaaaagagagaggcagagtggGCCCGAGAGCGCAGCGCACGGGACAGACTGATGAGCGAG GTTCTGACAGGGAGACAACAGCAAATACAAGAGAAGATTGAGCAGAACCGACGGGCACAAGAGGAATCCCTGAAACACAGGGAGCAACTTATTCGAAATCTTGAGGCGGCGAGAGAGTCGGCTCGTCGTGAGAAAGAGGAGAATGAAGAGCTGAAATCGGCCAGGAAGCAGGAGCTGGAAGCCCAG GTTGCGGAGCGCCGGCTGCAGGCATGGGAAGCAGACcagcaggagaaggaggaagagaaggaggcccGGCGGGTGGAGCAGCTCTCAGATGCCCTGCTGCAGCAGGAAGCGGAGACTATGGCCGAGCAGGGCTACCGGCCTAAGGTAGGAAGTCTGCCAGGAGACAGGCCAACACCGGCAAGACAGACTCTGCCCGGCCTCTGCTCCCCTGGGCCTGCTCATCGCCCCGCGCCAGGCTCTGCTCTCCGGCCATCCGGGTTATTCCTTGTTCCTCTTCTCTTGTATTCCTCTCTTCCCTGA